The Mesobacillus boroniphilus region CTGTGGTGCATGTAGGTTTCAACATCCAGGTTTTCCAAAACCATGCTTCCTGATCCGATATCAATCGCAAGCTTCTCTAGCTTCATTGGAGAATCAATAGAATGACCTTTGAATACTACTTCGCCTGAACCGAGCTCGATTTCCATATTCTTTTCATAGTCTTCAGGAATATAAACTGTCAGAGTGGTTTTATCCATCTCAAACCAGTTGAACCAGAAGAACCCTTTTCGTTGAACAGCAACCTCGATATCATCGCCATGCTTATCAACTTTTACCGTACCTTTGCCCTTCAGCTCGGCGCGTACATCATCCCGGTCTTCAGGCACGATCATCGTCTCGACGCTTGAAATATCAAACGTGATATTTTCCGTTTGATTGGTCACCTTCACCGCGTCTTCCGCTTTTGCAAAGTTAACTCCGCTGCCATCAACAAAGTAGTTCCAACCGATATAAGCCCCGGTTATTACCAGGAAAATAACCAAAATCCGTTTCATTTTTAAAATCTCCTCTCAATCTCATTCTATATTTAGAATAAGGCAAAACATGCTGATCCCCAATGCACCTCCGATTTAAATCAGGATAGGACCTAAGGCGGATATTGAGATAAGCTACTCATGAAAAAAACCAGATTCCTTTCAGTTTGGGAATCTGGCTTCTTGTTGTAATTTGTTAGGCTTTCGCTTCGAAAAGTTTAGCTATTTCTACAATTGTTTCCACTGATTTAATCATATTATCTACAGAAATATATTCGAACCTTCCGTGGAAGTTCTCACCGCCTGTAAAAATATTCGGTGTCGGCAGTCCCATATAGCTAAGCTGGGAACCATCTGTGCCGCCGCGGATTGGCTTTACGATCGGCTTGATTCCGAGGTTTTCCATCGCCTCGTACGCAATGTCGACAATTTCTTTTACCGGCTCGATTTTATCCTTCATGTTGTAGTACTGATCGTTCATTTCTAGATCAATACGGGTCTCGCCGTATGTCAGTCTTAGTTCATTGGTGATTTTCTGCATCAATTCCTTCCGCTCCTGGAAGCTGTCACGGTCGAAGTCACGTATGATATAGTGGAGCGTTGTCTCCTCGACATCTCCGGTGATGGAGCTGAGGTGGAAGAAGCCTTCATATCCCTCCGTATGCTCGGGTGCCTCTTCAGCTGGAAGCTTGCTGTTGAACTCCATCGCGATTTTTGCGGAGTTCACCATTTTCCCTTTTGCTGTGCCAGGGTGGACGTTCTTGCCTTTAAAAGTAACCTTGGCGCTTGCTGCGTTAAAGCTTTCATACTCCAGCTCGCCAAGCGGTCCGCCGTCAATCGTATAAGCGAACTTTGCATTAAATGCTTGTACATCGAACTTATGCGGTCCTCTGCCAATTTCCTCATCCGGAGTGAAAGCAACACGGATTTTTCCATGCTTGATTTCCGGATGCTGGATCAAATAAGCCATCGCCGTCATGATTTCTGCGACTCCTGCCTTGTTGTCCGCACCGAGGAGTGTAGTTCCGTCGGTGGTAATCAATGTGTGGCCCTTATATTGTGGCAGCTCAGGGAAATCAGCAGGCGAAAGGATGATTTTCAATTCCTTGTTTAGGATGATTTGGTTTCCATCGAAGTTATCAACAACCTGAGGATTGACATTTTTGCCGGTAAAATCCGTTGCTGTATCGACGTGGGCAAGGAAGCCGATTGTTGGCACTTCTTTATCTGTATTGGCAGGAAGTGTCGCCATAACATAACCATTTTCGTCAATCGTTACTTCCTCCATGCCAATTGTTTTTAACTCTTCAACAAGCATATTGGCAAGTGTAAGCTGACCTTCTGTCGATGGGGTGGTTTCACTGTTTTCATTAGACTGCGTGTCCACTTTTACATAAGAAGTAAATCTTTCAATAATTTCGTTCTTCATTATCGTTCAACTCCCATTCGTATGTATATTTTCATCTTAGCATATATCGTTAAGAAGGCCATTTTTCAAAAAAAGAAAATTCCATTTTTTGTATCAGGTTTATTGTATAATTGGATAAAAGGAGGCTGGGGCAATATGGGCTTTGTTTTCACGTTT contains the following coding sequences:
- the liaG gene encoding LiaG family protein, producing MKRILVIFLVITGAYIGWNYFVDGSGVNFAKAEDAVKVTNQTENITFDISSVETMIVPEDRDDVRAELKGKGTVKVDKHGDDIEVAVQRKGFFWFNWFEMDKTTLTVYIPEDYEKNMEIELGSGEVVFKGHSIDSPMKLEKLAIDIGSGSMVLENLDVETYMHHSSSGDVEINSIAAGSGSFEVSSGSVNVQNYSGKLDADVSSGELDIQMDRLTDDVNLNVSSGNIELDLPDDADFTLNGKISSGDLSSDFPLDNKEENDNRLSGKHGSGKYEINADVSSGDIEIF
- the pepT gene encoding peptidase T gives rise to the protein MKNEIIERFTSYVKVDTQSNENSETTPSTEGQLTLANMLVEELKTIGMEEVTIDENGYVMATLPANTDKEVPTIGFLAHVDTATDFTGKNVNPQVVDNFDGNQIILNKELKIILSPADFPELPQYKGHTLITTDGTTLLGADNKAGVAEIMTAMAYLIQHPEIKHGKIRVAFTPDEEIGRGPHKFDVQAFNAKFAYTIDGGPLGELEYESFNAASAKVTFKGKNVHPGTAKGKMVNSAKIAMEFNSKLPAEEAPEHTEGYEGFFHLSSITGDVEETTLHYIIRDFDRDSFQERKELMQKITNELRLTYGETRIDLEMNDQYYNMKDKIEPVKEIVDIAYEAMENLGIKPIVKPIRGGTDGSQLSYMGLPTPNIFTGGENFHGRFEYISVDNMIKSVETIVEIAKLFEAKA